The genomic stretch CGCGAGTTGGTGCCGACCAGACGTGTCAATGCTGAAAGCCCCTGCGGCAACATCATTTCACCAACTATCCCGGCAGCCAAAAGCCCGATCGGTATCAGCAACGGCCACGCGCGGCATCCAAGCGTTGCTTCTGGCCGTGCCAGATGCAAGCCGAGGACAAGCGTCGAGATTGCCAGCGTCGTTGTGACGGCAAACTTCAGGCCGAAAAACGGATTGTGGATAGCTATCGCAATATCGGACCGAAAGCCCAGTACCAGAAAGAAAAGCAGGCTGGTAACCGGCACGGCAACAAGCAATGACTGTGTCAGAGAGAACCAGATCGGCGATGCATGACTGCCGTTGTCAACGGCCAAGGACCGAATAAGTTGTTCGGTGTCCATCTTCAAGACTCCCTGCACCTGGCGAAGAGACTGGCTAACCCGCGGTGCAACGCCACTCTGACAGCCCCCTCGGTCACCGACAATTTCGTGGCAGTATCCTGTATCGAAGCGCTTTTGCTACCTTCAAGGTTCATGGCCGACCTTAATTAGAGATTTGCCGGACTCACAATGATGCTGGCGCGATCGTGGCCGACTATCAATTCGAGCCATTCTCCCGCTGCAACCGAGATTGGTCGCGGAAACGTGTGCAAAATCTGAAGCCATCCACCGTCGAAATTGCCATCCGGATGATTGGAGAATTTCACGCCCTCGGCCAGATCCAGGCTGATCCACTGAATGACGCCAACGGCCTCGCCATCGGCGGTTATCTTGATCGCGATGTTGGAAAGCTCGGATCCGAACGTTGGAGCCGTCAAGTCGATACGGACGATCTCGAAATCGCGGGACAGTCTGCGCCAGGATGTCATCGTTCCGTGAACGGGGAGGCGGAGCGGGGCTAGAGCGGTGAATGGCGACAGGTCAAATCCCGATACGTCGGACACGAATGCATATCTGTGCAGGATGGCGCTTTCGACGAGACATCCGACTGCAGCCGCGGCCTGGGGGATAATGGTCGCATTTGGTCGGATTAGTCTCGAATGCGCGTCCTGAAACGTGTCCAGCACCCCCTCGGCGAGAAGGTCGCTCGAGACGATTTCCGAGATAAGGATATCGGCTCGTTCCTCGATATCCCGCCCAACGACAAGCTCATCGGACGATTTGCGAATGACCCTTATTTGATCCTGGAAGTTGTTTGCCGCGATAATCTGTTCGGCAGCTTCCGCAATAACTTGCACCCTCTCGCAGGTGTCAATGCTTGTGGCGCCCGCGCGGGCTGCCATCATCGACAGCAAGCCGCTGCCCGTTCCGATGTCAAGAATGCGAGCCCGCTGGCTTTCCTTCTCCAGAGCAACCCGAATCGCTCTCTCGAACGCATCATTTCGACCTGCATCGTTCAGCATCCGAGGGTGCCAGAACGGAACGATCATCGACAGCAACCGTCGGAGCTGATGTCGGGCGTGATGATTCCCGGGGTTGATGCCCACAACTCTTCGAAGAGCCACGACCGCGTCATGGCGTTTTCCCGATTCCGCGAGCGCTACTGCCAGATTCGTCAGGGCCAGCTCATTGTTGGAGGCGATTTGGCAGGCGGCTTCGAAACATAATGCCGCCTCCTCGGCCTTGCCGAGCCGATGAAGCAGGGCGCCTTTCTCGATCAAAGCGCCAGGATCGTGTGGATCGATCTGAAGTAATCCATTCAGCCGCTCAAGAACGTGAACTTCAGATTCGGCGTTCAACGCGATTTCCTCAAGCTCGCCTGTGCAGCCGATGCGCACCTCTGGTCATGGGTTGCGTTCTCGAATCCAAGCGAATTGGCTGGCAGGGGTCGAATTCGCGGCAAGCGGTGCCGGCTGGAGCAACACCGGCCTCCGCCGGCGCCAGATCGCCAATGCGGGCCGTCGGGTTAGGTTCGAAAGTGGTCGCGCGCATATAGCCATCGGTTCGGGGTACTTGCGGTCGTAATGAAGTACGCGCGAGCGGTGACTTGTGTTACCTATCGACGGGTTGAATCTGATTATTGCGTCGAGTGTCTCTCTCCGTTGCGATCCCTCGGTCGCGCGAAATTCGCAAATCGGTCTATTCTGCTTCAGAAACCGTGGCTCGACCCAAGTCGAGCCACGATCCCGCTGCGAAGGTCAAGAGGCCTTGAATTTGCCCTTGGCAGCAACGCAATCCGCCTTGGTGGTCTCGGCGAAGCCTTGACCTTTGCAGGCGTTCAAACCCTTGCAAGCGTGGTTGCCACCCTTGCACGCGCTCTGGCCTTTGCACGCGTTGGCGCCGATGCATTTTCCGTCAGCGGCATGCGCCGTCTGGGGAGTCATAGTCGCACCGGCAAGGAAGAGGGCCGCTGCAGCGGCGGCGATTGTCGCGCCAGACTTTGAAGCAAGTTTCATTGTAGTCCTCCAAAAGGTTGATCGTCCACGGCGGTATCGCCGCACGAACGATTGTTCTGTCGGACGAGCCCACCCGGAGATGAGCTACGTGTGGTACCGCGTATCTGTTACGTTGCCCGAAAAAGATTTCGGCGTTCGACTGAGGTTTGGGCGGCGCATTGCGGCGGCGATATCCCTTGTCGTTGATGATGCACGCGATTTGTGCCGGCCAACTCTTCCATTTCCGGGACTAGAGAGGGTGATTCGTCAGTACGACAGAAATCGGAGCAGGTCGCTCATGCCGCTGCCTTCGCCGTCAGGAAGGACACCGAGTTGTTCAGGGGGGCTGCTTTTGGCGATTGACCCAGAATGTTGGATGGCCGAACCGTTTTGCGCCAGCCGCATCCCAGCCAGCAAAGGCTGCGAACAGGATTTCTTCGCGCTTCAGGTTGAAGGCATCGATACCCATCTGGTAGGCCTTCGGGTGAGGCTTGTAGACGCCGACAGCGTCCGTGCTGAGCCTGTGCTCGAAGAAGTCCGTGAGGCCGGCGTTGCGAATGTTGGCGTCGAGCATCGCCGGCGTGAAATTGTTCAGGAAAGCGAGGCGGATGCCATTTTCTCGCAGCTTGGCGAGTGCGGGTGCGACATCGGGCCAGGCTTTCATGTGCAGATAGCCGTCGACCAGGGCTTTCCGCTTTTCATCGCTCATCTCCAGGCCAAGCGACTTGGTCGCGAAAACGAGCGCGTCGTCGATGACGCCGAGAAAGTCCCGATACTTCTGTGCCGTGGTGCGCAGCCAGGTGTATTCGAATTGCCGGATGCGCCGGACGTTGGACAATTCCGCCCCGCGGCCCGGAAAGAACTCTTCGGCCATCGCGAAGATGGGGCGCGGGTCAAAAATTGGAAAGCCATCGAAGGCGATCGCCTTGATGGCAGGCTTCGCGTCGGCCGCGGCAGCAGCCGAGGTGAGTATCCCGGAAGCCGCGATGCTGGAAGAAATTTCGAGGAATCTACGACGGTCGATGGGCATGGAGCTCTCTCTAGCAGGGGGTGGAAGGCCTCAGTCAGTTTGTCGCTGGCGTTGGCAGGGAGATCATCCCCGACAGCATCTCGGATACGCCAAGCAGGAAGTTCTCGCGGTAACGCGCCGCGATCAGTTGGACGCCGATTGGAAGGCCCCGTCGCGCCCACATGGAACGGCCATGGTCGGCATGCCTGTGATGCTCCAGAGGCTCTGGAGCATTTGGCTGCCGGTCAGATCGGAAAACGGCGGCGCTACACCGTCGGTGACAGGCGCAAGGATAATTGATCGGGGGTGAAGGAGGGCGGCGATGTGGTCGCGAAAGAAAGCCGCATTCTCGAGCGCTTCCCGCTAGGCGGCGGTATTCGTCTTGCGGCCATGAGCGATGATTTCCCGGAACCGCGGACTGACGAGCTCCGGGAATCGGTCGTGGTCGGGATCAGGAGATAAAATCAACCGCGAAGCCTGCACTGCTTCCGTGGTTTCTGGTCGCATTCATCCTCCTTGTGATCGGGAACAGCACGATTCCGCATCCAGCCGTTCTGAACGTTGCGGCAAGCAAGTTAACGGCGTTTGTCCTGACGGTGTCATTGGCGGCAATCGGCCTCGGAACGAAGTTTTCCGATATCCGATCCAGGGGAATGAGGCCAATCGTTCTGTGCGCGGCAGCTTCCGGCTTCATCGCGCTCTTGAGCCTTGCCTTGATACGGCTATCCCAATACTTCGGAGCCCTGTAGTGAGGCGAACCGACCACGCAATGTCCGTTCGAATCACGCACGGCCCCGATCGCGTCACATGGCGGCGGTCTCATCGATCCGGCGGCATATCCGCTTTTTTCACCGCTTGGATCGGGGCGTGTTGGCCGGAAACTCGAATTCCGCTGCACGTTCGCCGTCGGTCAATGTCAGCGTTAAAGGACGTTCGGCCTTAGGCTGTGCCGGGAGGCGAACGGTCAGGCGGGCGGCTTTGCCGCCGTCGCCAAGATCGACCTCTGGCGCCGCCGGAATCCCGCTGCCGACACCCTCGACGAAGAGGTCCGGCCGGACGAACGGTGTGTTTTCGCTGCGCAAATCGACGACGAGCCTGGGCCCGGACGTGTTACTCTCGATGTGCATGGCGACGACTTCAATCCCGGCGGCCCGCGTTGTTCCCGGAACATATCTGCGGGCCTGCTCGATGAGGGAGGCCTCGGCGGAAATCGTTCCGTTCCCGGCCGGCAGCGACAGCGAGAGTTCGGCCTGATAGGGCACGCATACATCCGAACATGCGGCATAGGCGATCATGGCCCGGATCTTCGTCGCCAGCCCGGTGTGCTTGAGGGATAGTTTGATCGGGAGCGCGACCTGCTTCTCGTACACGCTGTTCTGCAATTCTTCGATGACCAGGCGATGTGGCGCCGGCCATGCGACTTCGCCACCCGCGACGTTGTCCGAACCCGACCAGTCGATATCAGGCGCGACGCCTGCGTCTCCGGGAGTGCGCCAATAGCCGTGCCAGCCGTTGCCGAAGCGGAATTCCAGCGCGGCATCGAGTGCCGAAGCGGTGGCGAGGTTTTCGGTTGCCGTGATCAGGCGCACGGCCGCATGCCCGTCTCCCACCCAATCGGTGGCCGCGGCGCGCGCGTTGTCGAAAGTCCACGAGGCAAGCGCGGCGGACAGCGCGGCAACAAGGCAGAAGCGAGCAGGTGCCATGTCGTGCTCAGGTTGATGCATTTCGAATTGGCTCAGGTCGAGCCGTCGGCCAGCCGCGACGCCCCGATAACCTGGCCGTCCGGAGCTTCGAGCAGGACCGCGACGTCTTGTCCTTCAGGGAATTGTTCGCTGATCTTGAGAGGACTGCCTGACCATTGTCCGACCGGGCGGATCGATCTGACGATATTCGCCTCCGTCAATGTGCGTCCGCCGTTTTCACCGCGTCCGATCGGCGTCGTATGTTCACGGTCGAAGCCGATCAACAGGACCCTGCCGCTGCCGCTGCCGGAGCCAACCTCGATCGAAACATTCTTGCCGTTCCTGGTGACGCGAACCGCCGCCGCCGTGACGCTTTCCCGTTTGGCCCGTTCGATCGCGGACGCGACTGCGGATCGACGCGAGCCGACCATGCCGGCAGCGCCGTCGACGACTATCTCCGGCGTATAGGATCCATCTCCGAAGCGCCGGCCATATTGATTCTGGCGCTCGGTGGCCGATGGCAGCGAGAAAGGATCCTTCCATCCCAGTTGGTCCCAGTAGGTCACGTGAAAGGCGAGCGGCAGGACGTCGCGCTGTCCCCTCGACAGTTCGATCAGATAGGCATCCGCGGGCGGGCAGGACGAGCAACCCTGCGAGGTGAACAGTTCGACCACAACGGGTCGCTCCGCTGCTACCGCGGGAGACAGGAGGGCGACAAATCCGAGCGCAGCGAGCAGGCGTGACAACATGGCGATCCTCCGATGGGTTCGCTCCATATTCGCTATCGCCGACCGCATTGTTACGTGGGGCCTACGTGAGGGGGCAATTCGAAACCAGCAGTCGTTCGCGCAGTGGACAGCCAGATCGGTGCTTTTGCGGCCGATAGCGCTCGACGCCAGGTCGGCAACGCGGTCGCTGCCGGGGACTACACGAAATCTTGAAACCGAAGTCGTCGCGCTCGGAGATCCGCTTGCAGCATCGGCGGTGCAAGCCAATCCGCCGGGTCAGCGTCCCGAGGCGAGCCTCGTCTTCCCATCGCGCATGGCCCCTCTGCGCTTGCAAACGCCCCGTTCGAATTATAACGTTCGATCTAAATCTTGCGATGGGACACGTTCGCTGACGATGCCGCCGGCCCGGGTTACGCGAGGGTTTCGCTGCCGCTGCAGTTTTGCCGCGATATCGATGGGTGCTGCCGGATGATAGATCTTCACTATTAGCCAACGCCGAACGGCCACAAGATCACGATGTTTCTCGAAGAAACGGGGCTGGACTACAGGATATTCGAAAACATCAGCGCGAGGGCGGATCGCTATGGCCACACCTGTTGCGCCGTCATGTGCGACGTCGATTTTTTCAAGGCTTATAACGACAGCAAGGACCATCTCGCTGGCGATGAAGTGCTTGAGGCCGTATCGCGGGCACTCATGAACACGGCGCGGAGCGGCGACCAGGTCTATCGCTACGGGGGCGAAGAATTTTTGATCCTGTTGCCCGAACAGTCTCTTGACGACGGATTGGCGGCGGCCGAGCGCTACCGGCAGGCAATCGAGGAATTGGCAATCCCGCACGATTCCAATCCCACAGACCATGTCGTGACCATCAGTGCCGGGGTGGCGGTGCTATCGCACTCTGAGGGCAAATCGGTAGGAGCATGGCTGAATGAGGCGGACGCGGCGCTCTACCGCGCGAAGCAACTGGGGCGCAATCAGGTTACGCGGATCGACGCGGAATGAGGACGTCGTTTTCGGGGCTCTGCGCGCTCGTCCTGACTGCGCCCGACCGAAATTCCGGTAGAAATTACCATGTAACTTCAATGACATAAGAGTTCGTGGTTTTATTCTGAATGGCGCACCATTTGGCCTTGACCGAAATCAAGACGCGTTCTGCGCACACGTCGCGCGACGGCGTTTCCCCTCATCTCGCAGATTTATTCTGACGGTTTGAAACAAACGAAAATACAACCTATGATATTCAGCAAATCCCGGGGGATGCTGAATGAGCGCTTTTGACACGACAGCTTCGTTACTATCCGGTCTAATTCCGTCTCCCTCCGGCGAGGGCCGCCTTGTTGGATTAGTCCAATTGGTGCGTAACAGTCCTTATGGACAGCCATAAGCGCAGTACTCAGCTTGAACGGCTTGAGGTGGTCGAGACTGGTCGCCGGCGGCGCTGGTCGGATGACGAGAAGCTGCGGATCGTCACCGAGAGCTTTCAAGCGCCGCGCGCGATATCGTCGACGGCGACCCGCAAAGAGGCCTATCGGTGCAACGGCGCCGAGAGCTCATAATTGATGCAGTCCATTTTGATATCGTATGGACCTGCGTAGATACCGTCGCTGACCCATCGATAGACCTTCGTGTACGTGGTTGTCTGCTCGGAGCGCGGCTGGCGGCCGGCCGGACGTTGAACGTCCGAAATCGTCTTTGACGACTTCTCGGTCAGCGTCAGCTTCTCGTCGGGATGGTCATCGCGCGTAAACACCATGGTCGGAACCAGCCCCGAATTGTTGTCGGTCGCTCGAAAGCTCGAGCTCAGAAGCTCGTCGTACACAGCGGCAAACAGCGATCCCTTGACCCAGGCCTTCGGCAGCATGACGAGCGAGGCGCGGTTGAAGATGATGATCGGCGCGTCCCCGCTCGGGAGCACGCCTCTGCAACCGTAACGCCACTCGCTGGCGGCAGCCGTTGAGGCGGCTGCCATCACGGCAAGGGCGGTCAGGACGCACAGGATTTTGCGACCGGGCAGCAAATTCCTTGTCGCGACGGCGGCAAAAGTCGAATGACGCATTGGGCAGGCTCCAACGGATCAGTCCTTGGTCGCGCCGGGGCGGCTGAATGTTCATTCAAAGACGATTCGCTCCCGCCGCGGCGTCGGCCACCGTCATCCGTGCTGCCGGCCGAGCGCAATGCCTTCACGCCGCCTCGTAAGGCGCGATCTTCTTGATCTGCGGCGCGAGCGCGCCTTCGGCGGTTTCGAGATCGAAGCGCGCCTGAATGTTCATCCAGAACGCCGCGCCGGTCTTGAAGAATTTGATCTCCACGTCTTCGGGACCCGCATCGGTCCACCTGAACACGACCCGCCACGGATCATTGATGCGGATCGAGTGCTTGCCCGCCAAATCGCACTTGAGAGCTTCAAGGCGGTTTCCGGGAGGCGATACCGCAGGCGTTGGCGGATACGCGCGTCCGCCATGGAGGACCGCTATTTGATCGTCGCGTGCACAGTAATTATCGACGTGCCGGAAGTCGTCGGCCCCTGACCCGTTGCCTTGATGGCAAAAGTATCGCTTCCCTTATATCTAGCCTTCGCCTTGTATTCGTAAGTAGCTATGTTGAGTTTTTTCAACTTGCCGTGTAGCGGCTTTTGTAAAATGTCCGAACCACTGACCGTGCCGCGCATCTTGATCGGAAATTGGCAACTTCCCCCGGACATGACGCTAATGTCGCCGGTCGAATTCTCTCCCCAATCCGCCAGTTCTGCCAATGTTGGACAGTCAGAAGCGGCCAGCGCCAAAGACACGGACATGAAGCTTGTAGCTCCAACGATAAGCGCCAAAGTGGCTGCTTTTGACAAGCGCATGGTAGACGTCCTCGTTCTTGTACAAGACCTGCACTGACCAGGTTCCTCGGGTGAGGAGCGTATCATACCCCCTGAATTGGACGAGCGGGTGGCGCATGGAGCAGTTGACCGATGCGCAAGCGTTTCCCCTTGCGAAGAGGACGCGCATTGAAATGCTTCGTCATTGCTGTTTTCTGTTATTCCACGCTGTCATGGTTCGGACAGTTCGAGAGCGCGCTAGGATCGCAAGGGGGCGACGGACAGGCGATCAAAGGTCGCGGCCGCCATATGGGTAATGTCCAGCTTTGGCTGCATATTTGATGCCGACCCTGCGCCGTTAATACTCCATTAACCATGTCCGAGCACCATTGGTCCGTCCCTTCTGGAAACGTGTGTGCGAGCGAGAAGCCGTCGCCGCTTTGTCCCGGTGACGGCTTTTTGCCTTGCCGAGCCGTGGAGTAGAGCGATGTCTGAACTGGACAAGGTGCAGCCTGAGGCAAATTTGCTTTCCGCATTCACAGCGACGATTGCCGTCGCCTTGGCCTTGGGCTTGCCGATGGCGGTAGCGATTATCTGGGTTTGTTCCTGATTTCCCTGCCTGGCCGCAGGGCAAGGCACTTGTTTGACGGGTGGCAATCAAGAAAGACGTTGACGGAGAAATCCGCCGACAAACGACGCGTTGGCGGGTTCTTCGGACCGCACGTCATCCTTGAAGAATTGCGCAGCCGCATTCCTCGATACCTCGATGAGGTCGATCATGGCGGATCTATCCGGCCTGCAAGCGGGCACTTTCGAATTAAGGTGACAGTGCACTAAACATTCCGTCCGATTAAGTGCACTGTCACCGAAATTCCGCAAGATTCTACGAACATGCCGATCGGCTAGCTGAATAGCATTGCTATCAACTCTACAATTCGAGCCCCGGCGCCATCCATTAATTTCCCCAATCCTTGCTGCACACCTTTCTCCGTTGCGTTCTCGGCACCCCTCTTTAGAACCATCTGTGCTTTTTTCAGCAAACCTTTCTCGATGAGGGGTGAACGAAGAACATTGAGTGCCGTTTCCAAAATTGCGATCAGTTGTTGGCGCTCAATTTCAGTGAGGACTTGCTGATCGGCTGGCTCGTTCGCCCCCTTGGTCTGAACGATGATGCTGTCCAAGAGCGATGAAATCGCGCCGATCTTCATCTTTATTTCTGACGCTGTTCGGACAGCAACCCATTGTTCGCCAACAAATGTGTCGCCGCCGATCGGTCCCGATTTTGGCTTGGTCTTCGTTTCTCCATTCGGAGGCTGCATTACGTCTGGCTGCAAAAACGCCTGATCTTGACTCTTTAGATAGCTCCGCAGCCGATCTGCAACTTTCCTCGCGAGAGGCTTCCTAACGACTCCGCGCATCTTGACGAATTTGCTAAGCACAGACGGATTGATGCTCAGCTCATTCTCCATATACGCCGTATTGGTCCATCCCAGCAGCTCGAGGATTACTGCACTAAGTTCAGGAATTTGCTGAATTTGAATGGAGTCCGTGGGAGCACGATCAATCTCTCGTGTCGCCTCCTCGACCGTATCAATGAGGCGATGCACGTCTTCTATTGGATGCTCGTACATGCCACCCCCGATTCGTAATCGCTGGAGCATAGCGCACCGTGGTGCCCTTGCTGAATGTGCGTGCAAATATGGGCGGGACGCAAGAGTGCACTAAGAAAAATACAACAATATCAATGTGTTAGTTTAGTGTAGTAGAGCCCCGGGCACCATTTACTCTAGATCGATCCGTCGCGCAGCATCGCTCCGGTCAAGAACCGCTCGGTGTCTCACTCCACGGGCCAAGAACGCATGGTGGGCGATTCTGCTCTGCTGCGGCGAACCGATCGATCGGACCGGTTTCCAGAAGAATGACGGTGGCGAGCGTCTGGCCGATGCCCGGCACGCTGGTCAACAAGCCGTATTGCGGACGCGGCTTGACGCGTTCTTGCAGGCGCTTTTCAAGAAGCTCGATCTGTGACTGCAGTGTCGCGATAACCGCGACGTTGGCCTTGATTGCCAAGCCTACATCCGCCGCCAGGGACAGGTTGTCGACCGCATCGTCGGTCAGGCGCTTGATCTGATTGCTGGTCATTCGCCCGCCCAGCTGCTGGGCCATGATGTTCTCGACCGCGAGGACATGTGCCGTGCATGATTGCACCAGCTGCATGCGCTTGCGCGCCAGATCGCGCGTCGCCCGCTGCTCCCGCGGCAGGATCGTGCCCGTCGGCAAGATGCTCAGCCGCAGTAAATGGGCCAGGTGCTGCGCATCGGTCTCGTCGCCGCTGTGCTTCAGTCCTTCGTATTGCTTGATCGCAGCCGTATTGGCGAGATGCACGTGGAAGCCGGCGTCCTGCAAGCCGTCGACCAGCCAATACCAGTTGTAGGTCGACTCGACAACGATGCCGGCCAATTGCTCTTGCCAGCGAACCAGAAAGCCAATGATCTTCGTGACGTCGTTCGGCAAGCGCTTCTGTGCCTCAACCCGATCGGCATCGTCGATGATCGCGATAACGCTGTTGTTAGAATGCAGATCAATCCCGCTGTACATCATCCTCGCCTCCTCGTGGTCAAAAGTGATTCGATGATTACGAATTCACCTTAGCTCCACGGCCTTCTCGGTTGCGAAGGCCGGCTAGATGATCTTCAGTGCACTAAACATTCCCGTCCGATTAAGTGCACTGTCATCGTGATTCGGGCGCATTACTCCGCGAGCGTAGGAAGCCGCCTAGAGCCCCTAGCGCAGGGCTCAACGGCAGGAAGGCCAAGTGCAGCCATAAAGGGTAGGTCGAACTGCCGCTGACCACAGCATACACTCCGCCACCGACGCAGAGGATCGACGAGAGTGCGCCGTTCAGCACTTCGTCATGTTTCGCGATGCGTGCGGAAACGTAACCGCCCAGCACGGAGCAGAGCCCGCCCAGAATGCTGGACCAGACAGCGAGGAGAGTGCTTCCTTTCAGGATTTCCCCGGCAGGACCGGCGCCAATACCGGGAGGTAATCCCGCTCTGAACAGGATGTAGACCGCGACGGGCAACACGACGACGTTCGTGGATACGATGTCAGCGATGTTACCGATCGCAATACCCTTGAAAGATAATCGCTTCATCAAATACTCGCTGTTCAAATCACACAAGGCGGGCCGCATGCTTATATCGAGGCGCCGATTTTACGCCAGGGTGCCTTGTCGATTCTGGTTGTTGGGTTGCGTGGTGTTGCGGAGACTTTCGGCCAGTGGAGTGCCCGCCCGGCAAGGCAACTATCACCGCCTCACCGCCGACGCCTCACCCGCCCCCATCAATCTGCCGTCCCATAATCGCAATCGCCTTCTGATAAACCCCCGCCGCGTTCCAGGCTTCGATCGCCGCAAAGTTTGGTTCTCCCGGCTGGTAGCCGGCGCCGGCGCGCCAGCCGTGGGCTTTGAGGAAGTTGGCGGTCGAGTTCAGCGCGTTGGCGGCGACGTCGAGATTGCCGGTGCCGTAGGCCAGAATGTTCTTGGGCATGAACTGGGTCTGGCCGACTTCGCCATGCATGGAGCCGCGCGTGGCGGCTGACAGCGCGCCGCGGTCGACGAGTTTTAGTGCCGCGTAGAGCTGCTCGGTGAAGAATTCGGGGCGGCGGCAGTCATAGGCCAGGGTGGCGATCGACGACAGCATGTTCTGGTTGCCGCGCTGGCTGCCGAAGCCGGTCTCCATGCCCCAGATCGCGATCAGCGGCCCCGGCGGCACGCCGTAGCGCTGCTGGATCGACGCGAACAATGCCGCTTGCGAAGCTTTAAGGGAACGGCCGCGCGCGACGATGGTGGAGGCGCCGCGCTTGGCGAGGAACTGATCGAGCGAGAGACCAAAACTGTGCTGGCTGCGATCGGCGCCAATCGTTGCGCTCGCGTAATGCGTCTGCATCAGGGCGGCGACCGCGGTGGCGCCGATGCCCTTAGCCCCGGCCTCGCGGGCAAACTCCTGCTTCCAGGTCTCGAAGCCGCCCGGACCATTGCCGCATTGCGCGGCGTTTGCGTGCCGGGCGGCAGCCGCCAGCGCCGCCAACGCGATCACAGTAGCCGTCGCAAGCCTGCTGCCCCTGGTCATTTGACAACCTCTCCGGTTCGCACACGCGGTCTTCATTCGGATGACCACTATAGCATTTTCGCCGACGGCATTCTTCCCCTCTCCCCTTGTGGGAGAGGGTGGCGCCTCACGAAGTGAGGCGACGGGTGAGGGGTCTGTCTCCGCAAATTCAGTGTTCGCGGAGAGAACCCCTCATCCGGCTTCGCTCCGCGAAGCCACCTTCTCCCACAAGGGGAGAAGGGAAGTGCAGTCCATGGGATGGGTAGAGCGCAAGCGTGCTCACCATTCAGGATGACGCTGCCGATAGGTGGTGGGTCGCCTTTGCCAACCCTCCGAGTTGCCCGACGGGCAAATCACTCCGCAATTGCGCAAACCGTTTGTCCAGTCCCTCGCGCAAAAATATTTCGCTTCCGCCGTCGGGCAAATCAGTGGTTTCTCTCCGCGCGTCTCACCCGACAAGAGGGGCGGCTCGCGATCGTCACGAACGTGCGGTGGGATGCGGTGGACGCGGAAGTCACGACGACGAACGTGGCGGAAGCGGACGGCGAAGTCGTGTGGTTCTGGCGCCCGACGCTGGCGCCAAGTTCGCGAGAGCCAGGCTTCTCGCGGGCGATGGTGGCAA from Bradyrhizobium sp. Ash2021 encodes the following:
- a CDS encoding haloacid dehalogenase type II; its protein translation is MPIDRRRFLEISSSIAASGILTSAAAAADAKPAIKAIAFDGFPIFDPRPIFAMAEEFFPGRGAELSNVRRIRQFEYTWLRTTAQKYRDFLGVIDDALVFATKSLGLEMSDEKRKALVDGYLHMKAWPDVAPALAKLRENGIRLAFLNNFTPAMLDANIRNAGLTDFFEHRLSTDAVGVYKPHPKAYQMGIDAFNLKREEILFAAFAGWDAAGAKRFGHPTFWVNRQKQPP
- a CDS encoding 50S ribosomal protein L11 methyltransferase; protein product: MNAESEVHVLERLNGLLQIDPHDPGALIEKGALLHRLGKAEEAALCFEAACQIASNNELALTNLAVALAESGKRHDAVVALRRVVGINPGNHHARHQLRRLLSMIVPFWHPRMLNDAGRNDAFERAIRVALEKESQRARILDIGTGSGLLSMMAARAGATSIDTCERVQVIAEAAEQIIAANNFQDQIRVIRKSSDELVVGRDIEERADILISEIVSSDLLAEGVLDTFQDAHSRLIRPNATIIPQAAAAVGCLVESAILHRYAFVSDVSGFDLSPFTALAPLRLPVHGTMTSWRRLSRDFEIVRIDLTAPTFGSELSNIAIKITADGEAVGVIQWISLDLAEGVKFSNHPDGNFDGGWLQILHTFPRPISVAAGEWLELIVGHDRASIIVSPANL
- a CDS encoding lytic murein transglycosylase, translated to MTRGSRLATATVIALAALAAAARHANAAQCGNGPGGFETWKQEFAREAGAKGIGATAVAALMQTHYASATIGADRSQHSFGLSLDQFLAKRGASTIVARGRSLKASQAALFASIQQRYGVPPGPLIAIWGMETGFGSQRGNQNMLSSIATLAYDCRRPEFFTEQLYAALKLVDRGALSAATRGSMHGEVGQTQFMPKNILAYGTGNLDVAANALNSTANFLKAHGWRAGAGYQPGEPNFAAIEAWNAAGVYQKAIAIMGRQIDGGG
- a CDS encoding DUF1109 domain-containing protein, yielding MDTEQLIRSLAVDNGSHASPIWFSLTQSLLVAVPVTSLLFFLVLGFRSDIAIAIHNPFFGLKFAVTTTLAISTLVLGLHLARPEATLGCRAWPLLIPIGLLAAGIVGEMMLPQGLSALTRLVGTNSRICLAAIPLMSLPLLTATLAGLRQGATSHPARTGAVAGLFSAGLAATFYASNCTDDSPLFVITWYSLAGAIVASLGALAGNKVLRF
- a CDS encoding DUF1223 domain-containing protein yields the protein MLSRLLAALGFVALLSPAVAAERPVVVELFTSQGCSSCPPADAYLIELSRGQRDVLPLAFHVTYWDQLGWKDPFSLPSATERQNQYGRRFGDGSYTPEIVVDGAAGMVGSRRSAVASAIERAKRESVTAAAVRVTRNGKNVSIEVGSGSGSGRVLLIGFDREHTTPIGRGENGGRTLTEANIVRSIRPVGQWSGSPLKISEQFPEGQDVAVLLEAPDGQVIGASRLADGST
- a CDS encoding transposase, coding for MMYSGIDLHSNNSVIAIIDDADRVEAQKRLPNDVTKIIGFLVRWQEQLAGIVVESTYNWYWLVDGLQDAGFHVHLANTAAIKQYEGLKHSGDETDAQHLAHLLRLSILPTGTILPREQRATRDLARKRMQLVQSCTAHVLAVENIMAQQLGGRMTSNQIKRLTDDAVDNLSLAADVGLAIKANVAVIATLQSQIELLEKRLQERVKPRPQYGLLTSVPGIGQTLATVILLETGPIDRFAAAEQNRPPCVLGPWSETPSGS
- a CDS encoding protein-disulfide reductase DsbD domain-containing protein, giving the protein MAPARFCLVAALSAALASWTFDNARAAATDWVGDGHAAVRLITATENLATASALDAALEFRFGNGWHGYWRTPGDAGVAPDIDWSGSDNVAGGEVAWPAPHRLVIEELQNSVYEKQVALPIKLSLKHTGLATKIRAMIAYAACSDVCVPYQAELSLSLPAGNGTISAEASLIEQARRYVPGTTRAAGIEVVAMHIESNTSGPRLVVDLRSENTPFVRPDLFVEGVGSGIPAAPEVDLGDGGKAARLTVRLPAQPKAERPLTLTLTDGERAAEFEFPANTPRSKR
- a CDS encoding GGDEF domain-containing protein produces the protein MFLEETGLDYRIFENISARADRYGHTCCAVMCDVDFFKAYNDSKDHLAGDEVLEAVSRALMNTARSGDQVYRYGGEEFLILLPEQSLDDGLAAAERYRQAIEELAIPHDSNPTDHVVTISAGVAVLSHSEGKSVGAWLNEADAALYRAKQLGRNQVTRIDAE